The segment AAGAACGATAAGTTAGATAGCAAGAATGATAGTAAAAAGAGTGAAACGACAGACCAGGCAGAAAACGCGAAGAAGGACAAAGAGAGGGATGAGAGGGACACGGATAATGGCGAAATGGATTCTATGATCCCGTCGGACTGGGCGCTACTGGACGACGAGCACGAAATGATGAACGATCAGGCGATGAACGATAAGGAAGATAGCATGAATGATAGTAAAAGGTATGAAACGACAAACCAGGCAGAAAACGCGAAAAAGGACAAAACAAAAAGTAAGAGGGACATAAATTATGGCAAAATGGATTCTATAATCCCGACGGACTGGACGCTACAGAACGACGAGCACGAAATGATGAACGATCAGGCGATGAACGATAAGGAAGATAGCATGAATGATAGTAAAAGGTGTGAAACGACAAACCAGGCAGAAAACGCGAAAAAGGACAAAACAAAAAGTAAGAGGAACATAAATTATGGCAAAATGGATTCTATAATCCCGACGGACTGGACGCTACAGAACGACGAGCACGAGATGATGAACGATCAGGCGATGAACAGTAAACAACAAGAGGAGGTTACTACCAAAGCAATTATGCTTGATCTGGTAAAAACGACAAATAATCTTGTAcaagtgttaaataatttattattgaagcTTGAAAAAAGTAATGACCTTTTAAGcaagtaaaaattacatttaaaaaaaagtaatgaaaatttgCATGAGTAATCATGAATTTACATATCTCGCGTAGATTAGGTTAATCATTTTGGCGGTCCACTAGATTGAAAGCACTTTTAGCAATAATCGGGAATACTTACGAAAAAAGCAGATctgaaaatctgaaaaaaaaaaatttctacggctttctttttaatattaattattcgaaccagataatttttcttctgaCATCTCAGatacttgaaataatattgttttttaaaccGACACAATATGTATAGTAATTctaacaaacaaaataaattaataaattattatctcttaGAACAGTAATTATAagacataatttaaaaaattgtaaatattgttgaatCTTAATAATTCGAAAGATtgcgatatataaataactacacgtcaaattacaattttacgtAAGTTATTTCATTTGTTataagaaagatatatattctttttccattttttacatgtgttttattttttatatacacgaTTTGTacttttctatcttttatatatgtttttattatcacTTGCGTATAGTTAATTTAGAGAGATATATctgttaaagaatataaaaataaaataaaaatatatattacagaaaattctgaaaaaaagtattattagcattaatattattcctgacgtgttattaaaatctatgtaaagaaatatgcgaaatatttggttagtaataataataaataataaaaagtaattataaacgATAAGATTTTgcttaatatatgtataatgttgCTATAATCGCTTTAGGCTTAAGAGTTCTACACAAAATCCGGTTCACACAGCCCGCATCTCGCCGATAGAGAAAATACGACTTCGAAACTTTTTTGTCTTCATCAATTCTAATGTATAAGCATTTCAGATAACATACTTTCAAAGAAACATAGTCACGATACACAGTCATAAAAGATATACAATTAAACGCGTTTtacttgaattatttatatgtaaaaattagtattatagcatattaaatattattataacaattaataacaaaattaataatagaagtcaagaaatattgttatcaCGTTACACCtttctattaatattgcatcgtaacgttatctttttattgcattatatatacatgacTCAAACAATAGTTGTTTGTCTTTATGtcttatttctcttttaaaaatatattacttttaaatagataattgcCGCCAAAGAGCGGTGGAGAGTTGATTGctttgtacaaatttattgAAGGCTTGCGACGTGTGAACAGGACATCGGTGTGTGATATGTGTATTATGCAATAAACTATTTGTATGTGCGCACGATATGCATCATGCATTCTCGCgctaaatgtaatttatctaGAGCAAACGATAACTTTTTTACGATGGTAGATTATATTAAGCAAATATGCGATGAAACAAAATCCACGTCTTCCATGCTGTAGTCGAATTATTACATTAGCAGTAATTAACattgtgtgcgtgcgtgtgtatgtgtgtgtgtgtatgtgtgtacataataatacataaacgATATCACATAAGTAGGATAATTAAATGCGAATAGTTATTAAATGTGATAAGTCTTGGCATTAATACGTCGTCGATCGTTGATCATCTTCGTACGAAAAGCTAGTAATCATGTGAAGCGAGTAATCGGCGACgttatttgtttatatcgtgccgaataagaagaaaaagttGTGACGCGACAATAAGACGTAGAACTTAGTATGCCTGAACGATATAATCGATCGTATCGCGCTCTCGGTTATTGATCGACAAATACACCCACTTTCTTCGTTGATTCGTTAACACAGCAAATGCGCGACAGCATTTGTAAGAAAACAAGAAGAGTGATTAAACAGAAAGTTACTTATTGAGTGCCTAGggaaagtattataatattttaacgtaatTAACACACATAGTAAATATATTCGAAAAGGTCGGTCAATCGTTGAGAGCGTGATTAAGATTTGgctacaataatttaatattttatattaatataattatctaattatattaatataatactttatataactatttaaatatataaatattaacggtataaatatttatattaatattatgcgtataaagtattatatataacgcgAATGAAATACATgcggaatataaaatttcatatttatgtatttatcaaACGTACAGTTTATAACATTTGTTCTCTAAATGATATGCGATAGGATAATACGAAAATGCGCAATTCTATAAGATTTAGATCTCATAGATCTCTcttataagtaaaatttacagaCAAAGCACTGAAAAATATCTTCGATATATTGTCTCTCGTGGAGACACTTTaactctttttaatttataatctttctagtaatatttatactatttgtgtcaaaattgtaaattatgtatatatgatgCAAAAGTTTAACgtatattttatgctttgtcacatgataataaaaaaatgtttgttgcaataaaaattctatttattttttagatcaaatttttatttatcaaaaataaaatatgttttataatgataatataataatatatatgatattattaaaatgtcagACCTAAATCCTTTTTAGCACTATAAGAATACCTCATTTTCCATCCCTTGTGAGTATAGTGAAATCTTTTATCGGATGTTAGTAACATAAGTATTTGGAGTACAGTATTCAGTAAGTATTCAAGTACTCAGGGATAATATAGCAACAACAGATAAATACTGTAATACCATTTGatgctaaaataaatttttcaataattaaaaataatagaagaataattttgttcaaactgacaataaattttttgtataaatttcttatcaaaattttattatcaagaaaataattcattagctaattatttaaatactatAGTATCTGTTATATATTCTGATTCCGttacatgttaaaaatataaataaagttaaacatagttaaaaatattacattaataggAAAATTagtaatcaatttattttatgttattattatcttgtaatgaaataattaaaattttaatctattatttaaaatctttcattTCAGTACAATTGTTTAaccaaaaataatgttaagcggatattaaaaaaaattgattttgtgcTATGATAAATTCTGTTACCATTTTCGATATATGATTCTTCCAACGCGATCAAAGCAATCTTTATTTCCCTGAAGTAAAAGGCAATCAAAGAGGTCTTCAATCATGTTATATCCTTTGATAGCCTTATATCACATACTGTATTCCCATAGCGCAGATATCCTCTTATAAAAGGCAACCTCAGCCGTGGAAGAAGCATCAGTCGAGTTTCATCCATCTCTACAGCTGGCTCATTCAGGTGAAAACTTTGCATATGCTTAATTGTACTAACTATTGgtgtatgtaatatttcttattctatgttaaaaagaaaatgtaaatgtaaatctCGGATCTCACATTTTTACACACCGCGAACAATATGTTCTGTTCCAATAACTTCTCAATTCCGCGGCTCGGTTTTGTGATATTTCTACACGCAAGCTGGTCACCATCAGATATtatgaattttgatattttgcgACGAATCAATATCTCGTTGGACGAACCCGTGACTTTACTTGCAAATAATGTAGGTCGACTGCGGTTGATGGAGACATTTATCTTCGCGTCGTTTTCTCGAGTATAAAAGCTCGCAGCTTTTGCCTCGTTTGTAACATTTGGTGGCCGACTATCGTCTAAGAATCAAGTGAGTTTCTTCGTTTGCAAGTAAGCTTTCTCATCTCATACAGATTTATTTCTCGCGacttttttggaaatttattattgcttatcgaataattataatacaattgcaAGACATTAATGATTTATTCTATTACAGCAAACaaaatgtgataataattataaaaaactgcaattataaataaattttttatttgctgttTCAGTCGCAGTAAGAAAACGGTCCAAATCATCGACATGGTTTCCACTCGCCTTGCTCTCGTCCTCGCTGTTATCGTGGTGATTCTTGCCCTCAGCGTAGATGCCACCTTTAGAAAACCACCCTTCAATGGTAGCATATTCGGTAAACGATCCAGCACTGTAACTGGTAAGCACGAATTCTgcaacttaaatattttttcaaaaaaatatcattttgtaaaataaaaattaatcatgaaATCTACAAATGTAAAGCCATTCTCTTTTGTTAGATAAAATCTACATTAGAATACTAAGTAAACATTTTGTTATATGtcatttgtataataaaattcttctaaaatatattaaatttatatatcgttgtttaagattttatttactataagtctatataattactattaaatactatataattttttctctaaaattataaaaaactaattagaaatatttcttgacataaatattattacaattcatAGAATTTCTTTACgccaattatttttttctttataacaagtatcttttattttatttcctttttttttatttcctaaaaGAATAACGAATCaattatttgtgatattttcaGATTACGAAGTTACCAGCCGTGCTCTGTCAGCTATTTGCGAAGTTGCTAGTGAAACGTGCACCGCTTGGCTGTCTCGTCAAGAATCCAACTGAAGATGAATAACCGACCGAATCGACTTCACGACTTCCACGATTTTCATCGACTGATCGGCCCatgaaataatgtaattaaacaaGCTCCTGTAATCATGCGCTTGGAAGTTTGTCATATTGTCCTCTATCAGTCACTGTTATTGCATTATGCCATACCTaatcgtaaaaatttgtatttaaatgatATTGTAATTACAATGGATTAAGCTTCCACGATTTAGCCATGTTTATTAAAAGCGTCACGAATAAAGCATTATGATTTTCAGGAGCTAAttgtactatttttaattactttcttttcttctgaTCACCCATCTTGTTTtgtattgcatatttttatcgacGACAAATAATATCCGTTCTCTCTAATTTTACagtataacttttaataattacacgtttattaaaataattgcccattaaaatcaaatatttaaaatacagcATATACTCAACAAAATActtgactaaaataatttatataattgtaagagtatattgaaaaatttcgcTAAATGTAGATTAAAAGCGATTTGACATGGAAAGCACGTTTTATTCACCTGCCTGGATGAGGGTTATATTCTATTCTTTGTATTCGAAAAAACATACATACAAATCAACCGTAAAAATATTGGCGTATTTAACTTGATTGACTTATAACGCATTCtacatttgtatataaatgctTTATTTGCGTTGAAttgcgataataaatttttatttttagcaaaagattaaattttttatattatctaaaaaatataaaattttatttttatttataacaatgttatttatctatttaactatacttaacaataaattgaaatatatgttgtatatcaaaaatgcacggtataagaatatattgtatattctttCACATGTATCCTATTAGAAAGAATTTATGGTTGGACATTGAGGACGATAAATCTTCCGCTGAAGAAAAACCGACCAGGAAATTTATTCTCGATACTATAGGGGAATACAAGCCAATTTACAAGCTGCACatgaatcaaatatttaatgaatcatTAATCCGGTATAAATGTGCGAAGTCTGATCTAATTAAGCTTAGTGCGTCCAAGTTGTCGTGGGTAAGCAATATTATCCATCTTATCACgctaatcaaaatttatctatattcttattatttttgccattataaaaaatctcttttcCATATCACATTCTCTGTGACATCAAATTAGAATAACCGATATCTTTCCTACGATTTTGAAGTAGAACAGTAAATGTCATATTTGAATATACAATGTACTCTTTATAcgttattttcaagaaaatgtcttgttcgaaaataaatcttctttatttgtaatttgtaactaaaatagaatcaatgttatatattaattataagagttatttaaaaaattatttctatgttCTGAATCGTcccataaataaaatttaaatttcctgCGATATTGCgcaattttttcgaaaagattaaagttatatttacaGAAAACTCTCAATTCCGCATCAAAAACGTTATCGATTACGCGTTGGTGATTTCGGAAACTCTTTATTTACTCGCATCCAATAGCCAAATGTATCTCGATACGTCAAACATTTCCCTTAACGTCCTACGATGTAACCGTTCTATAGAACGCATTTCACTCGCGCGGGCGCGCGGATGAATATTCTCGCGCGTGTTCCGCGCGAGGACAAACAGTTGTTGGATTCAAATGCGATGGGGTTTCTCGATGTGCAAACTCTTGGTCGATTCTCCTTCGCCCACAATCCTTGAGCACTCCAATCCACTCTTCGCGGTAATAGAAGAAGCCGTACGCTACGCGAAAAATCGTTCAGTGTTCAGTGAACGCCCGCGAGACGCGCATCCTTCCTGTAGGATTCGACAGGATCCTATGGCAGTCACTTCCGCGTTGGCTACGATCGAGAATGCCACGTCGATTAGCACACATTCACTCGTCGAAATAATCGTTACGCTCGACTTTCAGGCGCGTAATTGATGTGATGTGTTGCTCCATAGACAAAGTGATTGTCTACGAAGATTGAATTGCGTTTAATTCGTTGCAGGTACTACAACTTTCTCGAGATGATGCTGCAAAGGGCTCATACTCGCCAAATCAGAGCTATCTTCTTTAATGGTGAGCTAATTCACGTTATTatctttgtataaatttttatattatgttcaAATTATGTGGGAAAAAATGCTTAATACTCacaaatatgatacaaaattaatgattcctttcttttatttttatattaaaattaagtttaatgTTACTCTTCGTATTTGCTCTAGTTTTTCTTGTTGGAGTCACGTTATCAATCTGTCAAGATGTTGCTAAAGCGGACGAGGTGCCAGCATTTTTCTTGAAGATCGCCAAAGTTCCAGCTTTACCTCGAGTAGGCCGGAGCGGCTTTgagaatttcttttacaaagcCGAAAAGCATATACCTCGCATTGGCAGAAATAATCAGCaggtatttatttattagaatttatataattattaatttttttcagttagCATACTTGAAGACTCATTGTCAGTAATTATACTGAATAATGCCTAATTTGTGTATTTCAAGTCAACCAATCCTCTGCACGATCAGGAATCTTACTCCGGTATAACTAAAAGGCGCATAGAACATCCAAAAGGTTAGATTCGttgatatgtttttttacatattttatatattgtcacaaaaaaataatccttcaatgtgtattttttattgatagtAGAAGAATGGTC is part of the Linepithema humile isolate Giens D197 chromosome 3, Lhum_UNIL_v1.0, whole genome shotgun sequence genome and harbors:
- the SIFa gene encoding SIFamide-related peptide — its product is MVSTRLALVLAVIVVILALSVDATFRKPPFNGSIFGKRSSTVTDYEVTSRALSAICEVASETCTAWLSRQESN
- the ETH gene encoding uncharacterized protein ETH isoform X2 — encoded protein: MMLQRAHTRQIRAIFFNVFLVGVTLSICQDVAKADEVPAFFLKIAKVPALPRVGRSGFENFFYKAEKHIPRIGRNNQQSTNPLHDQESYSGITKRRIEHPKEEWSWQNFPLAIEGPKELWRTLAGYSQNGDDIENEVWQRKKRTGTGPMITQTK
- the ETH gene encoding uncharacterized protein ETH isoform X1, with protein sequence MMLQRAHTRQIRAIFFNVFLVGVTLSICQDVAKADEVPAFFLKIAKVPALPRVGRSGFENFFYKAEKHIPRIGRNNQQSTNPLHDQESYSGITKRRIEHPKVEEWSWQNFPLAIEGPKELWRTLAGYSQNGDDIENEVWQRKKRTGTGPMITQTK